The proteins below come from a single Caulobacter flavus genomic window:
- a CDS encoding family 43 glycosylhydrolase, with translation MADLSRRGALGSLLTGAAAAAALPSAAAAEGVGSLPAKAKTGATWTRGVEGQRKADLGDGTFLNPILAGDRPDPSILKDGDDYYMTHSSFDAYPGLLIWHSKDLVNWAPVGPALKTNIGSVWAPELCKHEGRYYLYIPAKFPKNNTSYVIWADKIEGPWSEPIDLKLPGYIDPGHIVDENGERWLFLSGGDRIKLAPDGLSTVGKPEHVYNPWRYPDDWDVEGFSPEGPKVMKKGEYFYMITAVGGTAGPPTGHMVIAARAKSLGGPWENHPKNPLVRTVDNAEKWWSRGHATLVEGSGGEWWTVYHGYENGFWTLGRQTLLAPVTWTKDGWFDIGGGDLAKPIRKPKGGKALPHGMALSDDFSTDKYGVQWNFFDPKPGEQDRISRSGGVLTLKGAGEAPSTGSPLIFVNGDQAYEIECEIEIDPETRAGLILFYDRQLYCGLGFDAKNFVTHQYGIERGRPANPHGSKMLMRLRNNRHIVAFHTSGDGGRTWKRFDRGMEVSGYHHNVRGGFLMLKPGIYAAGKGSARFRNFKYRALD, from the coding sequence ATGGCCGATCTCAGCCGCCGCGGAGCCTTGGGCTCCCTTCTGACCGGAGCGGCCGCGGCCGCCGCCCTGCCCTCCGCCGCCGCGGCCGAAGGCGTCGGCTCCCTGCCCGCCAAGGCTAAGACCGGCGCGACCTGGACCAGGGGCGTCGAGGGCCAGCGCAAGGCCGATCTCGGCGACGGGACCTTCCTCAATCCGATCCTGGCCGGCGACCGGCCCGACCCGTCGATCCTCAAGGACGGCGACGACTACTACATGACCCACTCGTCGTTCGACGCCTATCCGGGCCTGCTGATCTGGCATTCGAAGGACCTGGTGAACTGGGCGCCGGTGGGGCCGGCCCTGAAGACCAACATCGGTTCGGTCTGGGCGCCGGAGCTGTGCAAGCACGAGGGCCGCTACTACCTCTACATCCCGGCCAAGTTCCCCAAGAACAATACCAGCTACGTGATCTGGGCCGACAAGATCGAGGGCCCCTGGTCCGAGCCGATCGACCTGAAGCTGCCCGGCTACATCGACCCCGGCCACATCGTCGATGAGAACGGCGAGCGCTGGCTGTTCTTGTCCGGCGGCGACCGCATCAAGCTGGCGCCCGACGGCCTGTCGACGGTCGGCAAGCCCGAGCACGTCTACAATCCGTGGCGCTATCCGGACGACTGGGACGTCGAGGGCTTCTCGCCCGAGGGCCCCAAGGTCATGAAGAAGGGCGAGTACTTCTACATGATCACCGCCGTGGGCGGCACGGCCGGCCCGCCGACCGGCCACATGGTCATCGCCGCGCGCGCGAAATCGCTGGGCGGCCCGTGGGAGAACCATCCGAAGAACCCGCTGGTGCGCACCGTCGACAATGCCGAGAAGTGGTGGTCGCGCGGCCACGCCACCCTGGTCGAGGGCTCGGGCGGCGAGTGGTGGACCGTCTATCACGGCTACGAGAACGGCTTCTGGACCCTGGGCCGCCAGACCCTGCTGGCTCCGGTCACCTGGACCAAGGACGGCTGGTTCGACATCGGCGGCGGCGACCTGGCCAAGCCCATCAGGAAGCCCAAAGGCGGCAAGGCCCTCCCGCACGGCATGGCCCTGTCGGACGACTTCTCGACCGACAAGTACGGCGTGCAGTGGAACTTCTTCGACCCCAAGCCGGGCGAGCAGGACCGCATCAGCCGTTCGGGCGGGGTGCTGACGCTCAAGGGCGCCGGCGAGGCTCCGTCGACGGGCTCGCCGCTGATCTTCGTCAACGGCGACCAGGCCTACGAGATCGAGTGCGAGATAGAGATCGACCCGGAGACCCGCGCCGGCCTGATCCTGTTCTACGACCGCCAGCTCTATTGCGGCCTGGGCTTCGACGCCAAGAACTTCGTCACCCACCAGTACGGCATCGAGCGCGGCCGGCCTGCCAATCCGCATGGCTCGAAGATGCTCATGCGCCTGCGCAACAACCGCCACATCGTCGCCTTCCATACCTCGGGCGACGGCGGCAGAACCTGGAAGCGTTTCGACCGCGGCATGGAGGTCAGCGGCTACCACCACAACGTCCGCGGCGGCTTCCTGATGCTGAAGCCGGGGATCTACGCGGCCGGCAAGGGCTCGGCGAGGTTCCGGAACTTCAAGTACCGGGCGCTGGACTAG
- a CDS encoding rhamnogalacturonan acetylesterase codes for MRLKSLLLAAVLAIAPLAAYAQTPATPEAEPPMFRAVKIVLIGDSTTAVIGGWGPSFCGWHVTSFAACINLARGGRSSGNYRTEGSWRLAMKEIGAGGFQDTYVLIQFGHNDQPGKPGRSTDLATEYPANLKRYVEEVRAAGGKPVLVTPLTRRQFQDGKLIDDLAPWAEATRKVAAETKTPLVDLHGKSYAAVQAMGAVEATRFAQMPPPPEVLAAARTGTTISAQPAAPAAPGAAPGASPALAQQNNAAVEPMGQAKLSFDYTHLGRDGADYFSKIVTDELAVAVPALRRYLVP; via the coding sequence ATGCGCCTGAAGTCCCTCCTCCTCGCCGCCGTCCTGGCGATCGCGCCCCTGGCGGCCTACGCCCAGACGCCCGCCACGCCCGAGGCCGAGCCGCCGATGTTCCGCGCGGTGAAGATCGTGCTGATCGGCGACTCGACCACCGCCGTGATCGGCGGCTGGGGGCCCAGCTTCTGCGGCTGGCACGTCACCTCGTTCGCGGCCTGCATCAACCTGGCGCGCGGCGGCCGCTCCAGCGGCAACTATCGCACCGAGGGCTCGTGGCGGCTGGCGATGAAGGAGATCGGCGCCGGGGGCTTCCAGGACACCTACGTGCTGATCCAGTTCGGCCACAACGACCAGCCGGGCAAGCCGGGCCGTTCGACGGACCTGGCCACCGAATACCCGGCCAACCTCAAGCGCTACGTGGAGGAGGTGCGGGCCGCCGGCGGCAAGCCGGTGCTGGTCACGCCGCTGACCCGCCGCCAGTTCCAGGACGGCAAGCTGATCGACGACCTCGCCCCATGGGCCGAGGCGACCCGCAAGGTCGCGGCCGAGACCAAGACGCCGCTCGTGGACCTGCACGGCAAGTCCTACGCCGCCGTCCAGGCCATGGGCGCGGTGGAGGCCACGCGCTTCGCCCAGATGCCGCCGCCGCCCGAGGTGCTGGCCGCCGCCAGGACCGGCACCACCATCAGCGCCCAGCCAGCGGCTCCCGCCGCGCCTGGGGCCGCTCCGGGCGCGAGCCCCGCCCTGGCCCAGCAGAACAACGCCGCCGTCGAGCCGATGGGCCAGGCCAAGCTGTCGTTCGACTACACCCACCTGGGCCGCGACGGCGCCGACTACTTCTCGAAGATCGTCACTGACGAACTGGCGGTCGCCGTGCCGGCGCTGCGGCGTTATCTGGTGCCGTAG
- a CDS encoding TetR/AcrR family transcriptional regulator yields the protein MVDVSSNAKPTPEARRQQILDAACDVVRQAGFHGASMAEIAKAAGLSVGQIYRYFENKEAMVAAIVAQDLAEMREKFAELESRPGTLLDAMLDHIDDAVCKCYDPRRAPLVLEVMAEASRNPKVAAIVRAADDQERALASQMLERSRKPEWSDEEFAARTELIGAMFDGLVIRSVNHPEQDRKAMAQVMKSVLTCLLG from the coding sequence ATGGTCGACGTGAGTTCAAACGCCAAGCCGACGCCCGAGGCGCGGCGGCAACAGATTCTGGATGCGGCCTGCGACGTGGTGCGCCAGGCCGGCTTCCACGGCGCCAGCATGGCCGAGATCGCCAAGGCCGCGGGCCTGAGCGTGGGCCAGATCTATCGCTACTTCGAGAACAAGGAAGCCATGGTCGCGGCGATCGTCGCCCAGGACCTGGCCGAGATGCGCGAGAAGTTCGCCGAGCTGGAAAGCCGGCCGGGCACGCTGCTGGACGCCATGCTCGACCACATCGATGACGCGGTGTGCAAGTGCTACGACCCGCGCCGCGCGCCCCTGGTGCTGGAGGTGATGGCCGAGGCCTCGCGCAATCCCAAGGTCGCCGCCATCGTCCGCGCCGCCGACGACCAGGAACGAGCCCTGGCAAGCCAGATGCTGGAGCGCAGCCGCAAGCCCGAATGGAGCGACGAGGAGTTCGCCGCCCGCACCGAGCTGATCGGCGCGATGTTCGACGGCCTGGTCATCCGCAGCGTCAACCACCCCGAGCAGGACCGCAAGGCGATGGCGCAGGTGATGAAGTCGGTCCTGACCTGTCTTCTGGGGTAA
- a CDS encoding efflux RND transporter periplasmic adaptor subunit, translating into MAIKRPLAASAVLLAAVSLTLAACGQGKGGAAGGMGAGGPTPVGVVVVKTEPVTLTSELQGRTSAYLVSEVRPQVGGIVKARLFQEGGYVRAGQPLYQIEPATFQAAVNSAQAGLAQAQATYTAAKLKADRYKELVAVNAVSKQDNDDAQAAAQQASANVAAQKAALDTARINLGWTRVVAPISGRIGKSSVTPGALVTASQTNALATIQNLDKIYVDLTQSSAELLQLQRDLAGGQLGRSGSAQVSLKLEDGSTYPTQGRLEFSDVTVDQTTGSFGLRATFDNPNGTLLPGMYVRATLGKGVASNGVLIPQAGVSRDPKGNATVTVVGAKGLAEIRPITVGQTVGDKWLVTSGLKVGDQVIVEGLQKVRPGAPVKPAVITAQR; encoded by the coding sequence ATGGCTATCAAACGTCCGCTCGCCGCTTCGGCGGTTCTTCTGGCGGCTGTCTCGCTCACCCTCGCCGCCTGCGGGCAAGGCAAGGGCGGAGCCGCGGGCGGCATGGGCGCGGGCGGTCCCACGCCCGTGGGCGTGGTGGTCGTGAAGACCGAGCCGGTGACCCTGACCAGCGAACTGCAGGGCCGCACCTCGGCCTATCTGGTCTCGGAAGTCCGTCCGCAGGTCGGCGGCATCGTCAAGGCGCGCCTGTTCCAGGAAGGCGGCTACGTCCGCGCCGGCCAGCCGCTCTACCAGATCGAGCCGGCGACCTTCCAGGCGGCCGTCAACAGCGCCCAGGCGGGCCTGGCCCAGGCCCAGGCGACCTACACCGCCGCCAAGCTGAAGGCCGACCGCTACAAGGAACTGGTCGCCGTCAACGCCGTCTCCAAGCAGGACAACGACGACGCCCAGGCCGCCGCCCAGCAGGCGTCCGCCAACGTCGCCGCCCAGAAGGCCGCGCTCGACACCGCCCGCATCAACCTGGGCTGGACCCGCGTCGTCGCTCCGATCTCGGGCCGCATCGGCAAGAGCTCGGTCACCCCGGGCGCTCTGGTCACGGCCAGCCAGACCAATGCCCTGGCCACCATCCAGAACCTCGACAAGATCTATGTCGACCTGACCCAGTCGTCGGCCGAGCTGCTGCAGCTGCAGCGCGACCTGGCCGGCGGCCAGCTGGGCCGCTCGGGTTCGGCCCAGGTCAGCCTGAAGCTGGAAGACGGCTCGACCTACCCGACCCAGGGACGCCTGGAGTTCTCCGACGTGACCGTCGACCAGACCACCGGCTCGTTCGGCCTGCGCGCCACCTTCGACAACCCCAACGGCACCCTGCTGCCGGGCATGTACGTCCGCGCCACCCTCGGCAAGGGCGTGGCCTCCAACGGCGTGCTGATCCCGCAGGCCGGCGTCAGCCGCGACCCGAAGGGCAACGCCACGGTCACCGTGGTCGGCGCCAAGGGCCTGGCCGAGATCCGTCCGATCACCGTCGGCCAGACCGTCGGCGACAAGTGGCTGGTCACCTCCGGCCTGAAGGTCGGCGACCAGGTCATCGTCGAAGGCCTGCAGAAGGTCCGTCCTGGCGCGCCCGTGAAGCCCGCCGTCATCACCGCTCAACGCTAA